Genomic segment of Mucilaginibacter sabulilitoris:
CGCCCTGGTTACGTGCAGCATCACGCTTGGCTATCATTTTTTGTAGTTCTTCAAATGATACACCTGCCATTTGCGCGGCTTTTACATCAGCTTGAATGTTGGAAATACCCGCGATGCGAACATTAGTTTCTTCATCAAATGATGATCCTTCTATCCTGAAATCAAGCAGATTAAATCCAAAACTCTCAAACTCGCTCCTGGTTTTGACAGTGGCATCGGCTGCAATTTTTTCGAGATTACTGTCAACCTCGGCATAGGTAAATTTGGCATTTGCCAGGTAGTTGCTTATTGGTTGCGAAATGCGCGATAACAGTAATTCCTGCAAGTCATACGCATAATAGTTGGTACGGGCGGCAATAATGCTCGTAAAAAAGTTTTCCGGGTTAATAATATTTATCGAAAAATTACCGTAGGCCCGCAAATTTACGGGGAAGCCATAAACGGGGTCGGCATAGGTAATAGGTATGCGCGTACCCCAGCGTATATTAACTATATCAGCCGTACGGTAAAACCAAATCCCGGTTTTATGATCGCTTTCAAAAAAGTTTATAAATTTTTTCAGCGTGGTGATAAAGGGCTTGTTGTCTGTATCAATCTCGTAAATGCCCGATTCATTAAAAACGCCTTTAATAGTGCCTTCGTATGTGAAAATACAGCCTTGTCCGGGCTGTATAATAAGTTTTGAAGCATTTTTTATCTCATCTTTCCGCTTATCAAACTTGCGGAAAATTTCCCATTCCTGCGGATCAGACCATTGTATAATTGTCCGGAATTGGTTTCTGGTTGCATCGATAATACCCATGTTAAAAATCTATATCTGCGGATAGGTTTGATTGGTTATTTTTATACTCATCCTCAAAATGCCGTCTCCAGCCATCCTGTAATTGCTGAAAATAGGCGAGCTTTTTGGCATAATCAGGAGCCGTATAATCTAACAGATTATTCTGGTAGTTCATATAATGCATGTTTAGCGCGCCCCATTTGCCCAGGTCAATACCATAACCTTCAAGTACAGTAACAGGATCGACCCCATATTGTGCTGCGACCGACTGATGCCAGAATATTTTTTGATAAGTTTCGTAATCAGGTACCAACTGTAACAATTGCGCGGTATCGGCCGCAGGGCTTTCGGCCAAAGAGAAACGGCCTGCTTTAGGGTTGGCAAACAGTTCGCCGTATTTGGTAGCGTAAGCCATATCTTCGGTCATTAATTCGCCAAGGCGGCTGTTCCATTTGTCAATGGTTTCATCCCAAACAGGTTTTTCAAGCTGTAATATCTCTATAACCGTGCTTTCGGGCATACCTTGTGAAAGGTTTCCGCAAGCTGCTGCATATTCTTCAAATGTTACTCCGTTAATTGTTTCCATAGATAGTTAAGATTATTTAGATTGTTTTTTTATTTCAAGTTCAATATCGTGCTCCTTTGTAGATGCCGTATGGGGCATTAGTTTTATACGTTCGTCGAAATATTTTTCGTAATAAGTACGCTGTGCTTTTTTATAGATGCCGGCATCTTTATTTTCCGCGGCAATCATTTCCTTGTATTCATTAAGCGAATAAAGGGCTGCGATATTGTTTACTACATTCCAGCCAATTGCAGCATATTTGGTTTCGGGCTCAAATGTATTCACTGCGTTGCAATAGTTACAGGTTACGTATTGTGCCATAAAAAAATCCCTTTTTACTTGGAGGGGAGAGTTACACTGCGTACAAAAAAAATTACGGTTAATAAGTTGGATAGCATGGTCATAATACTTTAAGGATAGCTTACCTTCGGTAACAAAAAGCCAAAGTTGCATACGCTCATGCATGGATTCGGCCAGTTGATGCCCTTTGTATGATTCCTCTGCCCAATATATGCCATCGGCCCGCATAAGTGGTGCTACCTGTTGCTGCCAGGTATCACTGATTTTTTGGATGAGGTCGTTATATACCTGACTCTGTATGGCTTTTAAGGTTCGGAAAGCACCGTAGTAATCATAATCATTATCTTCCAGGCTATTGAGTACAGCATCTTCGCCATAAGTCAGCGATTCATTAAAGCGGGCATCAATTTTTGCAAGAAAAGCATCCCAGCGTACAACCAATTGTTCTTTCATAAAAATATTAACCGTTGTTATGGTTTATTTTGACCTCCAACTCCATAAACTTAAATCCGCAATATGCACAGGTACCAATATTGGTGTTAACAGGCCTGGGAGCACCGCAGTGCGGACATGTTACTGTGTTTACAGCCGACTGGGTTTTGAGATTATCCCATTTTTTGGCTGTTTGTTTTGAATTGTCGGCAATTTTTTTGAAAGGGTTACTCATCCTTTTGCTGTAATTTGTTTAGTGTATAGTAACAGTTTTAAAGGTAAAAAGTTCTGTTTGTTGTAACGGGAAAGTAAGATAAAGGTCCAATGTTAATTGGATCCATCAGTGAGCTTGTCTTGCTAAAGATGGAAATTGGCGAGGCTGGAATGGTATGTCCCGCTACCAGTGTTACACTGACTGCGATTTATCCAGAACAGTTACCTTTTTTGTTCGTTTGGAATACAGCAAACCCGAAACAACCAGAACAGATCCTGTTATTCCATATATGGTAACTTTCTCATTCAAAACTACAACGGCAATCAGATAACCGATAGCAGGGGTAAGGAAGAGCCATATCCCTGCCTTTATTGTATCCCGGTGTAGCAGATTTAACCATAAGGCATATGCCACTATTGAAACCGGGATAACGAGCCACATAAATGACAAATAAAAATTCTGGTCTGTATGGATAAAGTTGTTTCCGCCGTTGACAAGTACAATTGGGATAAATAAAAGCCCGCCAATTGTTATTTGCCACATATTAACAGCCATTTTTGGCAAAGCTATTTTACTCTTAGAAAAGTAGACGCTCCCTGACGATAGCGAGGTGATACCAATAATTAAAGCGATTAGACCCGTTAACGTACTATGACTATCGCGCAGATTAGGTATTGCAGCAATAATCAGCCCGGTTAGTGCTATAGCAATACCCACCCATTCAAAGGAAGTAAGCTTGCGTTTTAAAACCAATGCGGATAAAAGGATTAGTATTAATGGGTTAGTAGCTGTAGCAATGCTGATCAATCCGGCCGAAACAGTTTTAATGGCAATAAGGAAGCCAACCATATAAATGGCCACATTTAATAACCCCAACATAAATAGTTGTTTAAATTCTCTGACGGTTGGGAGTCTGCTTTCTTTTCGTTTAAATAGTAAGGCGTATAAATGCAGTAAAATAGCTACAGTAATAAAACGGATGCATGTGAGTAAAAACGGATCGACCGAATGGACAGCAAACTTTGTGGCTACGGTGGCTGATGCCCACAATATGCTAAATAACAATCCTTCCAGTATTTCCATTATAAATAATATAAATCAGGTATTTCCCGCGCCAAAAATAGTGATATGTGTTACCTGCAACTAATGTTTTCTTAAATATGAATGGAAAATGACCTGTAAGTTCAACAGCACGTATTTATTTCCATTTTTTAAGCCATTTGAATAATTAACATTTAATTTTATTTCATTAGGAAGTTTGAAAAATAAATACCTATAATTGTATTCGTGTACGTACACGAAATAAACCTGAGTTATTTTAACCCATATTTATGAAAGCACCAGCATCTAAAAATATTGTACCGCTGATGATCATTTGTATCGTGTTTTTTGTATTTGGGTTTGCTACCTGGATCAATGCCATATTGATACCTTATTTCAAGATAGCCTGTGAGCTCACAAATTTCCAGTCGTACCTTGTTACCTTCGCATTCTATATCTCATACCTCGTAATTTCAGTACCATCCTCGTTTTTACTGGAAAAGGTAGGGTTTAAAAAAGGCATGATGATAGGGTTTTGGATCATGGCTGCAGGGGCTTTCGTCTTTATTCCTGCGGCTATGACCAGGTCATATTCCCTATTCCTGATTGGTCTTTTTATTATTGGGATAGGATTGGCCATACTGCAAACCGCCGCTAATCCCTACGTAACTATATTAGGACCGGCGGACAGAGCCGCCCAGCGTATTAGTTTTATGGGTATCTGCAATAAAACCGCTGGTATTATTGCGCCGTTGTTGCTGGCGGCTGTGATTATAAAACCAAGTGATAGTCAATTATTTAAGGATATTCAATTGATGAGCGAAGTTCAAAAAGGCCACACTTTGGATATGCTGATCAGTCGAGTTATAGCTCCTTATTTAGTTGTGGGTTGCATACTAACCTTACTCGGTTTTTTAATAAGGTATTCGCCTCTGCCTGAGATTGATAAGTTGCAGAAGGAGGAAAATCCGGATGTAACCGGTCATACCAAGATATTTCACTTCCCTCACCTAATATTAGGGGCGGTTGCTATTTTCTTTCATGTTGGTTCTCAGGTTATTGCGATTGATACCATCATACCCTATGCTCAAAGTATGGGTATGTCAATAACATCGGCTAAGGTATTCCCTTCTTACACGCTCTTCGCCACTATATGTGGTTATTTGCTGGGTATCAGTCTGATACCATGGTGTATTTCTCAAAAAACTGCGCTTAGGATATGCGCTGTATTGGGACTTGTTTTATCAATACTGGTAATTGTAAGCCATTATTCGGTCAATATGCTTGGTTATCAGGTAGATATCTCATTGTGGTTTATCGTGTTTTTAGGTTTTGCTAATTCCATGATCTGGGCGGGGATATGGCCGCTGGCGCTCAATGGTTTAGGCAGATACCTGAAAATTGGTGCTTCGCTGTTAATTATGGGACTTTGTGGCAATGCTATCCTGCCGCTTTGCTATGGTTTTTTGGCCGACCATTATGATCTGCAAAAAGGTTATTTAGTGCTTTTGCCGTGTTATTTTTATATAGTTTTTTACGCATTTTATGGTTATAAGATCAAAAAATGGAATGTTTTAACATAAAATACCTTAAAAATGGATGCCTCAGGTTTAAAAATTATTAATGCAAAAATTATAACCCCAACCCGTATCATTAAGAACGGATGTTTATTAGCTCGCGATGGAAAGATCGTTGCTGTTGCCGAAGGTAATATAGACAGTGAGTCTGAAACGGTAATTGATGCCGGGGGAAAATTCCTATCGCCTGGGTTTATAGATATTCATGTGCATGGTGGGGGAGGGTATGACTTTATGGATAATACGGTTGATGCCTACTTGGAAATTGCCCGGTTGCATGCCAGTCACGGAACAACAGCTTTTACCCCTACAACCCTGAGCTGCGAACGGGAAGCCCTGTTCAAAACTTTAAGTTTATATGAGGAATCTGCACCATTAAACCTTGATGGGGCGCAGTTTTTAGGTATGCACATTGAAGGGCCGTATTTTGCCATGGAGCAGCGGGGGGCACAGGATCCCCGGTTTATCCGTTTGCCAGATCCGGAGGAGTACAAGGAGGTTTTGAGGCAATCATCTATTGTAAAAAGATGGAGCGCCGCGCCAGAGGTAAAGGGAGCGGTCGAATTTGGTCGGTATATTAAATCTAAAGGCGTATTACCTTCCATAGCGCATACCGACGCCATTTACGAAGAGGTATTGGAAGCTTATGAAAACGGCTATACCCACATTACCCATTTTTATTCCTGCATGTCGGGCGTATCGCGGCGTAATGCGTTCAGGTATGCTGGGGTTATTGAAAGTGGTTACCTGCTGGAGGACATGACCGTTGAAATTATTGCCGATGGAAGGCATTTGCCACCTGCTTTGCTCAAACTTGTTTACAAGATTAAAGGATCAGATAAAATAGCCCTGGTAACTGATGCTATGAGGGCTGCCGGTATGCCGCCCGGCGAAAGTGTGTTGGGTGATATGCGCAACGGTTTGAAGGTAATAGTAGAAGATAATGTGGCCAAACTGCCCGACAGAAGTGCCTTTGCTGGAAGTGTGGCCACCACCATTCAGCTGGTTAAAAATATGATTACCCTTGCCGACGTTCCTGTTGGCGACGCGGTAAAAATGATGACCATTACACCTGCTAAAATTATGGGAGCAGATGATAAAAAGGGCGCAATAGTAGTTGGCAAAGATGCCGACCTGGTGATTTTTGATCACGAGATTAACCTGCATACAACCATCATTGGCGGCAGGGTAGTGTATACCGTTTAGCCAATGAGATAAAAACTTATAATGCGATATCATCCATGTTAAAAGAAATAAAAAAAGAGAAACTCCGGGTGCTTGTTTTTGAAAACAGAACATCACTTGGCCAGGTAGCAGCTAAAATGGTGGCCAAAAAAATTAATCAACTGCTGCAAGCCAAACCGGTTATCAATATCATTTTTGCAGCGGCCCCGTCGCAAAATGAATTTTTAGATGCTTTGATCAATGAGCCGGATATTGAGTGGCAAAAAATAAATGCCTTTCACATGGATGAATATCTGGGCTTACCGCCCGCCGCGCCGGAGTTGTTCAGTAGCTTTCTCAAAAAAAAAATCTTTAGCCGTGTACCATTTGCATGGGTTAATTACATTAATGGGAGCCTGGTAGATTGCAAAGCCGAATGTGAACGTTACACGCAATTACTGCTGAGCAACCCGGCCGATATAGTGTGTATGGGGATTGGGGAAAATACGCATATCGCTTTTAATGACCCACATGTTGCAGACTTCAATGATCCTGAAACGGTAAAGTTGGTACAGCTTGATCTGGCATGCAGGCAGCAGCAGGTTAATGATGGTTGTTTTGATACCTTGAATGATGTTCCGGAATATGCGCTCACATTAACCATACCTGCTTTAATGAGCGCCTCGCATGTATTTTGTATGGTGCCCGGCGTCAACAAGGCACAGGCGGTAAAATATACCCTCGAGGAGCCTGTGTCTGAACATTACCCATCAACCATTTTAAAAACGCATGACCATGCTGTGCTATTTGTTGATACTGATAGTTTTAGTAAAATAGCAGCGTACAATTCATAACAAATTACATCCCATAATAAAGTAACAGCCCATGAACCGGTATAAGTACAAAAAGGGTGTCATGCTGTGCTCCGCCGAAGCATTGTGGTAAGGCCTCAGCGCTTAACCTCCTACAAGGGTCACACCTCTGCTTTTGACTTCTGCCTATTCACGGGCAAAACTCCTGCTTCGTTTTGCCTGCAGGAGCCAATTGTTATAACCTTTTACCCCCTTGCACTGTCAGAGCAGGAAATGGTTTTCTCTCTGCATTGAATCTTGCCTGATGGGAATCAAAGCTTCGAAAAATTAATCAGCGGGTACAAAAACTTAAGGAGTCCATATTTCCCTTAATACCAATGATTATATCGGCAAACGTCATTAGCGCTGTCAAAATCGTAGGAAAACACCTGTTTCCGACAAATCTGATTCTGAAAATTTAAAATTAACCACAAATAAATTTGGATAAATAGATTAACTCTCTATATTTGTTATCGTGTACGTACACGATAACAAAGTTAACGTACACGGTTGCTGATTGCATATTATCAAAGACGGGGTTTGATAATCCACGTTGTTGATAATTATGGTGCCAGGAACCATCCCAAACAGACTACCTGGAGTTGGGATCATAATCATCGGGAATGGGTGGGAGATGTGAATAGCTGACTTGCAATTTTTTCAATTCAATATAAACTCTTTGTACAACGCATTATTAAATAACCTATTTAAAAAACTCAGATTATGATTAAACAACGACCTCCAGGTGCATCTTCATTTCAAGAAACAAATAGGATGCACAATCCTATAAAATCCACTATAAATTGTTGTGGGTTTGTACGCCGTGTACTTATCCCGGCTGGTGCCAAAAAGCTATTGGCCCTGCCGATAGCGATGTTGCTGTTGTTTACAACAGCTGCAATGGCCCAAAACAAAACGGTTACCGGAAAAATAACCGACAATGCTACTAATGAACCCATAGTAGGCGCTTCTGTAAAGGTTAAAAACGAAACTAAAGGCGTAATTTCTGATGATAAGGGTATGTTCAAAATCGAGCTATCGGGAAATACCACACTTGAAATTACCAGTATCGGGTACAAGCCGGTTGAGGTTATGGCCAGTTCCGGGCAAATGATGCAAATCAAAATGATCCTCGTAAATAAGGCATTAACAGAAGTTGTTGTTGTTGGGTATGGTACCGCTAAACGCTCAGATGTAACCGGTTCTGTTTCATCCCTCCCGAAAGAAAGGCTTTCTCAATTGCCGGTGGGCGATGTATTGCAGGCCATGCAGGGAGCAGTAGCAGGTGTTAACATCTCTTCCGGAACGGCCGTACCGGGCGAATCCCCATCGGTGCTGGTGCGTGGAGTTAATACCATCAATGGTCAAACTTCGCCGCTTATTGTAATTGACGGTATCCCTTTTGAAAATGGTTCGTTAAGCGACATCAGCACCTCAGACGTGGCTTCTGTTGACGTTTTGAAAGATGTATCGGCAACGGCTATCTACGGTACACGGGGCGCCAACGGTGTTATACTCATCACCACCAAGCGCGGTAAAACAGGTAAGGCTGCCATCAATTTTAATACCTATGCCGGCTATGAGAATTTTGCGCACACCTATCAGCCTATGGGCCCCGCAGAGTATGTTCAAAAATATGCCGATTGGAAAGCACAGGCCGGGGTAACTAATGATTTTGCCGTGCCTAACCTGTATGAGCAGCAAAATTACAAAGCCGGTATCACTACTGATTGGCTTAAAGAAATTCAGCAGCAGGGTTTTATACAGGACCATACCCTGAGTGTTTCGGGGGGTAACGAGGATGTTAAGTATTATGTTTCGGGAGATTATTTTAGCCAGAAGGGGGTAATTAAAGGCTATCAGAACAAGCGTGCCAGCATCCGCTCAAATATAGATGCTAAAATAACCAATTACTTGAGCGCTGGGCTCAATCTTAACCTGGTTACCAATAACTCCGATGGCGGGAGGGCAAGTTTAAGAGGGGCTTCTGAAGTAAGCCCGTATGGCAGGCTCAGAAACCCTGACGGGACTTATGCCATTTTTCCGATGGAGGGCGAGGAGGCCATTCAAAGCCCTATGCTGGGTTTACTTAATGAACGTAACGACAGGCGGCAGAACATCATTGCCAACGTGTATGTTGAAATAAAACCCTTTAAGGATTTTAAATACCGGGTTAACGCGGGCTATACCTATACACCCACACTTTTTCAAAATTACCAGGGCAGGCTTGCCGGTGATATTGCCGGAGGTACAGCAACTGTAGATAATGGTGAAAGGAAAAGATGGATAGTTGAAAACATATTATCGTACGAGAAAAACTGGAGTAAAAACCATATTGATGTAACCGGTTTATACAGCGCCCAGGAAAATAAATTATCCTCATCGTCCATATTAGCAACCGGTTTTATTAATGATGCCTTAGTATTCAACAATCTGCAGGGAGCCAACACGGTTTCGGCATCGTCTGAAGCGATAAGCACGCAAATGGTATCGCAAATGCTGCGTTTTAATTACAATTACGACAGCAAATACCTCATTACCGCAACAGCAAGGCGCGATGGTTATTCGGCATTTGGTTCGGGCACCAATAAATATGGTTTGTTCCCGTCGGTAGCCCTGGGCTGGAATATCAGTAACGAAAGTTTTATGAGCAATGTAAGCTTTATCAACAACCTGAAATTGCGCGGTTCGTATGGCTTATCAGGTAACCAGTCGGCAGTCGACCCTACATCTACCATCTCTACATTTACTACCATTTCCATTCCGTCAAATGGTCGCCCCACTACAGGCGTAATAGCCGATGTATTGGGTAATAAAGATTTAAAATGGGAAAGCACCTACGGCAGTAACATAGGTATTGATTTTGCTATATTCAATAACCGTGTAAGCGGTACCATTGAAACATACAATACCCATACAAAAGATTTGGTGCTGTACCGCGCCCTGCCTACAGCCACAGGCTACTCGCAGGTGGTAACCAATATAGGCAAGGTGGCAAATAAAGGCCTCGAGGTATCGCTCAGGACCCAAAACATTGTGGGGACCAATTTTAAGTGGGAAACCAGCCTCAATTTTTCAACCAACAGCAATAAAATTGTTGATCTGTATGGCGATAAAAAAGATGACCGAGGCAACCGCTTTTTCATAGGCCATCCGGTTAACATTGTTTATGATTATAAGCTGCAGGGCGTATGGAAGGTTGGCGAAAATCCAGCGAACCAGGATCCAGACGCCAAACCCGGCGATTTAAAATTTGCCGATCTTGATGGCAGCGGAACCATTACCTCTGACGGAAAAGACCAGACCATCATCGGTCAGCAAATTCCAAAATGGACAGGTGGTATAACCAATACCTTTCATTACAAGAGTTTCCATCTTAATGTATTTATTCAAACCGTACAGGGTGTAACCAAAGACAATGACGCTATTGATTTTAAGGATTTTGGTGGAAGGCAGAACCTTCCCGCCGGCCTTGGCTACTGGACGGAAGCTAACCAAAGTAACGTTCGCCCCAAATTAACCTACGTGAATTACTTAAATTACGGATATCCGGAGGATGCAAGCTTTACCCGCATAAAGGATGTGACGTTGAGTTACACCATGCCAAAAAGCCTTACAGACAAGCTAAAACTTGGTGGCCTTACGGTTTACCTGAGTGGCAGAAACCTGGCCACCTTTACCAAATGGCATGGCTGGGACCCTGAAGTTGGGTATGCTACTACGGGCGATACGGAAGGCAACTATCCATTGGTGCGCACATTTATTTTGGGCGCTAATATTACACTTCGTTAATCATGATGCAGATGAAAACCTATAAGATATTTTTAGCAGTTATTGTAGCGGCAGTTTTTGTATTGCCGGCATGCAAAAAGTCCTTTTTGGACGAAAAGGTGTATTCGAAATTTACGCCCGAGGCTTTAAACGATTCGCTGGCATTTGAGGCCGGTATTGTCGGCCTGCAAAGCCAGTATTCATTATGGAACACCATGAATGAAGATAATAATGGCAACCAGGGATTTTTATGTGTTTGGCAAATGGGAACCGACGTTGCCTACAATAAAGCACCCGATGATCTTGACCCGGTATCAATTCCATACACCAATTATGAAAAACTAAACTCGGCCGATGGACCTTCGGCATTTGTGTGGAAATGGTCCTACAACATTATTAACAACGCCAATGTGGTAATTGCCAATATTGATAACCCGGCTATAAAGCTTAGCGCCGGTTTCAGGAATAAGATTAAAGGGCAAAGCATGTTCTACCGCGGGCTGGCTTATAATTACCTGGCAACGCTGTACGGCGGCGTACCATTGATCACCAAGCCACTGACCGCTCCCAAAACCGATTTTGTACGCGCGCCGGTAAAGGATGTTAATGACCTGATTATTGCCGATTTGAACTTTGCCAAGGTAAACGCTCCGTCTATTGATCAGCTGGTGGCGCAGTCGCTCCCCAATAAGTCGATGGCTTCGCAATTACTGGCAGAGGTATATTTGCGGGTAGGCGGCAAAAATGCTGAAGCAGAGGCTGAATGTAATACGATTATTAACAGCGGCGATTTTAGTCTGATCACCGAGCGGTACGGTATCAAGGCATCGCAACCCGGCGATCCGTTTGCAGACATGTTCATATTTGGCAATCAAAGAAGAAACCAGGGTAATAAAGAAGCTATATGGGTGGAAGAAACAGAGAACCCGGCATCGGTACCCAATGGGGCTGGGCCCGATCTGCAATCAAAATTCCCGGGATTCAGGTTTTTAGGCTCACAGCACCGCAGGGCCTGGGGCAGCCGGTATTATAACCAGGCAGGGATGTTGTTATGCGATAGCTTAGGGGGCAGGGGTATCAGCCGTATGGCTTTAACCTATTTTGTTTTAAACCTGTACGGCCCTAACGATATGCGTAATTCAAAATATAACCTGCGCCGTAAATATTATTATAATGATCCTTCTTCGGCCTTAAATGGCCAGTTAGTTAAACCAGGCCCGGGAATAGATACCAACCGCAATATTGTACCTAAAACCAATAAATGGGACCAGTTTGATCCGAACGACACCTTTGGCAGCAGTATGATCAAGGATTTTATTATCATGAGGCTTGGCGAAACCTATTTGCTAAAGGCCGAAGCGCAGTTTAAGCAAGGGAATACCACTGGTGCGGCCGCAAGCATTAATGTTTTGCGAACCAGAGCGCACGCTGCCCTTGTTACAGCAAGTAACATCACTATGGACTTTATCCTTGATGAAAGAGTGAGGGAACTTATTGCGGAAGAAAACCGGCGCATGACCTTAATGCGCACCGGTATGCTTTTGCAGCGTGTTGCAGGCAGGGGTCAGAAAGTTACAGGAATAGCATCAAGAAACCTGTTACTGCCAATTCCACAATCTGAAATAGATTTGAACAAAGATGCCAAGCTTGATCAAAACCCTGGTTATTGAGTGTCGCGAGCAAATCAGAGGTTCGCAGAACCACTGATTGCGAGCTGTATAAAAGATGAGGGACGGCCCCTCGGTATCGGCTTACAGGAGCGGGTACCAAACCGCCGCTAAGCTGCTTTGGTTAAGTGCCTTGGTAGTGAGCGTTAGCGGAAAAGGCATCATTAAAGGTGTCAGGTAAGTGTTAAGAAGGTGAACGCAAGTGAACCACTGATGAGGCATCGAAAGGATTAGACGATGTCAAAACCGGGTAACAGTAGCGACCCAGGGACAAGCAAGGCGGGAACCTGTTTACTGGCTTTGCGGCATCCGGTGTATAAGTGGCACGAGCTTAACACAGGCTTTTGTATGGAACGCGAGAACCTGTCGCCATCATGTTAAGGGAAAACCTCAAGTCGGTGCACCGGCAAGAGGGAAAGTACCGATGGATGGCACGGGGGCGGAACATCCCGTATTAGTAATGAAGTTCCTGTAATGGGAATGGAGCGAAGGGGATGTATTAACAGGCTTTCTATATCCGGCGCAAAACTGAGCGATCAGGAGGTAGCAAAGGATGAAAGCAAAACACGCGGAGTCAAGGACAGACCCCGGTGTATTAGTTAATAAGAGCCGTGTGATGGGAGACTATCAAGCACGGTTCTATGAGGGACTTGGGGTGAAATTCCCCAGGTCTACTCGACAATAAGCTAGTGATGATTTATAGCCCTCGAAAGAGTAATAGCTCATGGAAAACACATAAGAGAAAAGTAAAAGTCTAAGCAGAGGGGTCACCCTGAGCTCCGTCGAAGGGTTGAGCGCAGAGGCCTACCCACTATGCTTCGACGAAGCTCAGCATGACACCCCTTTGCACTTCTGTTTATTTCATGGGCTATTACGC
This window contains:
- a CDS encoding SusC/RagA family TonB-linked outer membrane protein is translated as MIKQRPPGASSFQETNRMHNPIKSTINCCGFVRRVLIPAGAKKLLALPIAMLLLFTTAAMAQNKTVTGKITDNATNEPIVGASVKVKNETKGVISDDKGMFKIELSGNTTLEITSIGYKPVEVMASSGQMMQIKMILVNKALTEVVVVGYGTAKRSDVTGSVSSLPKERLSQLPVGDVLQAMQGAVAGVNISSGTAVPGESPSVLVRGVNTINGQTSPLIVIDGIPFENGSLSDISTSDVASVDVLKDVSATAIYGTRGANGVILITTKRGKTGKAAINFNTYAGYENFAHTYQPMGPAEYVQKYADWKAQAGVTNDFAVPNLYEQQNYKAGITTDWLKEIQQQGFIQDHTLSVSGGNEDVKYYVSGDYFSQKGVIKGYQNKRASIRSNIDAKITNYLSAGLNLNLVTNNSDGGRASLRGASEVSPYGRLRNPDGTYAIFPMEGEEAIQSPMLGLLNERNDRRQNIIANVYVEIKPFKDFKYRVNAGYTYTPTLFQNYQGRLAGDIAGGTATVDNGERKRWIVENILSYEKNWSKNHIDVTGLYSAQENKLSSSSILATGFINDALVFNNLQGANTVSASSEAISTQMVSQMLRFNYNYDSKYLITATARRDGYSAFGSGTNKYGLFPSVALGWNISNESFMSNVSFINNLKLRGSYGLSGNQSAVDPTSTISTFTTISIPSNGRPTTGVIADVLGNKDLKWESTYGSNIGIDFAIFNNRVSGTIETYNTHTKDLVLYRALPTATGYSQVVTNIGKVANKGLEVSLRTQNIVGTNFKWETSLNFSTNSNKIVDLYGDKKDDRGNRFFIGHPVNIVYDYKLQGVWKVGENPANQDPDAKPGDLKFADLDGSGTITSDGKDQTIIGQQIPKWTGGITNTFHYKSFHLNVFIQTVQGVTKDNDAIDFKDFGGRQNLPAGLGYWTEANQSNVRPKLTYVNYLNYGYPEDASFTRIKDVTLSYTMPKSLTDKLKLGGLTVYLSGRNLATFTKWHGWDPEVGYATTGDTEGNYPLVRTFILGANITLR
- a CDS encoding RagB/SusD family nutrient uptake outer membrane protein yields the protein MMQMKTYKIFLAVIVAAVFVLPACKKSFLDEKVYSKFTPEALNDSLAFEAGIVGLQSQYSLWNTMNEDNNGNQGFLCVWQMGTDVAYNKAPDDLDPVSIPYTNYEKLNSADGPSAFVWKWSYNIINNANVVIANIDNPAIKLSAGFRNKIKGQSMFYRGLAYNYLATLYGGVPLITKPLTAPKTDFVRAPVKDVNDLIIADLNFAKVNAPSIDQLVAQSLPNKSMASQLLAEVYLRVGGKNAEAEAECNTIINSGDFSLITERYGIKASQPGDPFADMFIFGNQRRNQGNKEAIWVEETENPASVPNGAGPDLQSKFPGFRFLGSQHRRAWGSRYYNQAGMLLCDSLGGRGISRMALTYFVLNLYGPNDMRNSKYNLRRKYYYNDPSSALNGQLVKPGPGIDTNRNIVPKTNKWDQFDPNDTFGSSMIKDFIIMRLGETYLLKAEAQFKQGNTTGAAASINVLRTRAHAALVTASNITMDFILDERVRELIAEENRRMTLMRTGMLLQRVAGRGQKVTGIASRNLLLPIPQSEIDLNKDAKLDQNPGY